From the Pseudobacteroides sp. genome, one window contains:
- a CDS encoding S-layer homology domain-containing protein, translating to MIRTIVATTLIVTTFLFPTSSVLAQTAGLDSVKLVNTGTTEKRGISDYGSGGTIWSDGSWQDNLPEGRVKVSKQLTPIADYFNQTAWAKYSMLTLDQKCNLDPLSMMAIRYGESFHSSKYNTKSLESLPQGVNKGATILDIISNPRIQSQVNEAVKRAFPYTNPSTGKPDFTGNEWYAKYVGLGVASGMIGGRSIDAKLFFDGTAEVTRAEFLKMLYFCATGRDGEYKYGDTLDKASIDGIVTKTDWYRQAYNYFVVTSASPLYGLYSKEELAKPITRAEMAYITARCWRLWGGIEANNNSKYRTGYFADWSKPNDYKSIFSDMQINIETKYITSVVEDETGVVGSSKRVSTNLKDYLNGRSVSKVVFDASVNKSSLPLPLYMSIFELNKRGIINGFGNGQVGALKTLTRAEALTVVFNISKTIGKYWGDSLDN from the coding sequence ATGATAAGAACAATTGTTGCAACTACACTTATAGTAACTACTTTTTTATTTCCGACTTCGTCAGTTTTGGCTCAAACAGCAGGGCTTGATAGTGTGAAATTGGTAAATACAGGAACAACAGAAAAAAGAGGCATATCTGACTACGGTTCAGGAGGAACTATATGGTCTGACGGTTCATGGCAGGATAACTTACCAGAAGGAAGAGTAAAAGTATCAAAACAGTTAACACCTATTGCTGATTATTTCAACCAAACTGCGTGGGCGAAGTACTCCATGCTGACATTAGACCAAAAGTGCAATTTAGACCCATTATCAATGATGGCCATAAGGTATGGGGAAAGCTTTCACAGCAGTAAGTATAATACAAAGTCATTAGAGTCCTTACCGCAGGGGGTTAATAAGGGAGCTACCATACTTGATATTATAAGCAACCCTAGAATACAAAGTCAGGTAAATGAAGCTGTAAAAAGAGCATTCCCTTACACCAATCCTAGCACTGGTAAACCTGATTTTACAGGTAACGAGTGGTATGCCAAGTACGTAGGTTTAGGTGTAGCAAGTGGAATGATCGGTGGGAGGTCAATAGATGCTAAATTATTCTTTGACGGAACTGCCGAAGTGACAAGAGCCGAATTTTTAAAGATGTTATATTTTTGTGCAACAGGTAGAGATGGCGAATATAAATATGGAGATACCCTTGATAAGGCTTCTATTGATGGAATTGTCACCAAAACGGATTGGTATAGACAAGCCTATAATTATTTTGTAGTGACTTCAGCTAGTCCTCTATATGGGTTATACAGTAAAGAAGAATTAGCCAAACCTATAACCAGAGCGGAGATGGCATATATCACTGCACGTTGTTGGAGACTGTGGGGTGGTATAGAGGCTAACAATAATAGCAAGTATAGAACAGGTTACTTTGCTGATTGGAGTAAGCCAAATGATTATAAAAGTATATTTAGTGACATGCAGATTAATATAGAAACTAAGTACATCACTTCAGTTGTTGAGGATGAAACAGGTGTTGTAGGCAGTAGTAAGCGTGTTTCAACCAATCTTAAGGATTATTTAAATGGAAGGTCTGTCAGTAAAGTGGTTTTCGATGCAAGTGTTAACAAATCCTCACTGCCATTGCCGTTGTACATGAGCATATTCGAGTTAAACAAGAGAGGCATTATAAATGGATTCGGTAACGGCCAAGTTGGAGCTTTGAAGACTTTAACTCGTGCCGAGGCTTTAACAGTAGTATTTAATATATCCAAAACAATAGGCAAATATTGGGGAGATAGTTTAGATAACTAA
- a CDS encoding recombinase family protein yields the protein MSKIGYIRVSSYEQNTDRQEFALQEIGVEKVFLEKVSGKDTDRAELKKMLDYIREGDILYIESISRLARSTKDLLFIVEQLQEKGVGLVSLKESIDTNTPQGKFVLTLFGALAELEREYILQRQKEGIAIAKAKGKHLGRPKTEYPKDFCKVYQDWKKNDIQAVEAMRLLNLKKSTFYKLVKELEKTV from the coding sequence ATGTCCAAGATAGGTTATATTCGTGTAAGTTCATATGAGCAAAATACAGATAGACAGGAATTTGCCTTACAAGAAATAGGGGTTGAAAAAGTTTTTCTTGAAAAGGTAAGTGGAAAGGATACAGATAGAGCAGAACTTAAAAAGATGTTGGACTATATTCGTGAAGGTGATATTCTTTACATTGAGAGTATCAGCAGACTTGCTAGAAGTACAAAAGACCTTCTTTTTATAGTTGAACAATTACAAGAAAAGGGGGTTGGACTTGTTAGTTTAAAGGAGAGCATTGACACAAACACACCACAAGGCAAGTTTGTACTTACACTTTTTGGTGCTTTAGCTGAACTTGAAAGGGAGTATATTCTCCAAAGGCAAAAGGAAGGCATTGCCATTGCTAAAGCTAAGGGAAAGCATTTAGGAAGACCTAAAACAGAGTATCCGAAAGACTTTTGTAAAGTTTATCAGGATTGGAAGAAAAACGATATACAGGCAGTAGAAGCTATGAGACTTTTAAATTTAAAGAAGAGTACCTTTTACAAGTTAGTGAAAGAGCTTGAAAAAACTGTATGA
- a CDS encoding XRE family transcriptional regulator, whose amino-acid sequence MRHFILKKKDIALIDFNLSWNALGEITYQVNNILVNDVLLPYNFKVDTLISWLQHRFVPKNRAFVESILGSLVGNNEPRLISLLGITLGLSLVDDYWVVPHDSSYLWKDYNLYDNNFSEVLALSAFTGHITKVSGVISSPEPTTNGMLRKCWRRINNEVLLYKAGTEGYSNAGKEPYSEYYASQVALAMGLDAVTYDLERWKGVLCSTCKLFTSESLSFISAFDVFGNMPVSEILSNSSDNTKNKLLDLMAFDAVVINEDRHFNNFGFIRSNTTGELLDVAPIFDNGVSLLNYGLDSDLLNLDEYLQSRQMTFAFIPATNLDVVRGYLTSTQRGRLRKLLGFEFKRHSNYNLSEERLSVLTQLVRHRAGVLLDKS is encoded by the coding sequence ATGAGACATTTTATTCTTAAAAAGAAGGACATAGCGTTAATCGACTTCAATTTATCATGGAATGCACTTGGTGAGATTACTTATCAAGTAAACAACATATTGGTTAACGACGTACTATTACCATACAACTTTAAAGTGGATACCCTAATTTCTTGGTTACAGCACAGATTTGTACCTAAGAACAGGGCATTTGTCGAGAGTATTTTAGGCTCGTTAGTAGGAAATAACGAGCCTAGACTAATATCTCTATTAGGTATCACACTAGGGTTAAGTCTTGTAGATGATTATTGGGTAGTCCCTCATGATTCTAGCTACTTATGGAAGGACTACAACCTATACGACAATAACTTTTCTGAGGTTTTAGCATTATCTGCGTTTACAGGGCACATTACCAAAGTAAGTGGGGTTATAAGTTCGCCTGAGCCTACAACGAATGGAATGTTGAGAAAGTGTTGGAGAAGGATTAACAACGAGGTTTTGTTATACAAAGCTGGGACAGAAGGGTATTCTAATGCGGGCAAAGAACCCTACTCGGAGTATTATGCCAGTCAGGTAGCCTTAGCTATGGGGTTGGATGCTGTGACATATGACCTTGAGCGGTGGAAGGGGGTTTTATGTTCAACCTGTAAATTATTTACTTCTGAGAGTCTCTCTTTTATTTCGGCTTTTGATGTTTTTGGGAACATGCCAGTATCAGAAATACTTTCCAACTCAAGTGACAATACTAAAAACAAGCTACTTGACCTAATGGCTTTTGACGCTGTAGTAATAAATGAGGATAGGCACTTTAATAATTTCGGGTTTATAAGAAGCAACACAACTGGCGAACTGTTAGATGTTGCACCTATATTTGACAATGGGGTGTCGTTGCTAAATTACGGACTTGACAGTGATTTGCTGAACTTGGACGAGTATTTGCAGTCAAGGCAAATGACCTTTGCATTTATTCCTGCGACAAACTTGGACGTAGTGAGGGGTTATTTGACTTCTACCCAAAGAGGCAGATTGAGGAAGTTATTAGGCTTCGAATTTAAGAGACATTCAAATTACAACTTATCGGAAGAGCGTTTATCAGTCTTAACCCAGTTAGTAAGACATCGAGCTGGGGTTTTATTGGATAAGTCTTAA
- a CDS encoding helix-turn-helix transcriptional regulator, producing MQIDYKKLGSRIRIVREKKRLTQEQLAEMVELSNNYISNIELNRSIPSLDTLVKICNALEVTPDYILIDSIYTSKEYIKDEIAKNLNKCNEKSIKIISKFISLILEEQDLP from the coding sequence ATGCAAATTGACTATAAAAAACTTGGCAGTAGAATTCGTATTGTAAGAGAAAAGAAAAGGTTAACTCAAGAACAACTTGCTGAAATGGTAGAACTGTCAAATAACTATATAAGTAATATTGAGTTAAACCGTTCTATACCAAGCCTTGATACATTAGTCAAAATTTGCAATGCTTTGGAGGTTACACCTGACTATATTTTAATTGATTCAATTTATACATCAAAAGAATATATAAAAGACGAAATTGCGAAGAATCTTAACAAGTGCAACGAAAAAAGCATAAAAATTATATCAAAGTTTATTAGTCTGATCCTTGAAGAACAAGATTTACCATAA